The following are from one region of the Synergistaceae bacterium genome:
- a CDS encoding transposase yields MAYDRRFLYQSSPSRSRSSRRQPSYGSYKKGLNTKIHIAVDSFGMPVRVIVTEGTVADCSRAGELIEGIDADYLLADRGYDTDNVIKQVTEAEIEIVIPPKKNRKKQRQYDKDIYENRHHVEN; encoded by the coding sequence ATGGCTTATGATAGACGCTTCTTATATCAAAGTTCACCCTCACGCAGCCGGAGCAGTAGGAGGCAGCCAAGCTATGGGTCGTACAAAAAGGGGCTCAATACGAAAATTCACATAGCGGTAGATTCATTTGGAATGCCTGTTCGCGTCATTGTTACAGAGGGAACCGTTGCTGACTGTTCAAGGGCAGGTGAACTTATTGAGGGTATCGATGCTGATTATCTTTTGGCGGATAGAGGGTATGATACTGATAATGTTATAAAACAGGTTACTGAGGCGGAAATTGAAATTGTTATTCCTCCCAAGAAAAATCGTAAAAAGCAGCGACAATATGATAAAGATATATATGAAAACCGTCATCATGTAGAAAAT
- a CDS encoding IS5 family transposase, whose protein sequence is MKDYLPGQKGKRGGQARNNRQFINAVIWILRTGAPWRDLPPDYGDWKNTHRRFCRWRDKGVWEMLFNLFVQDPDFEWLMIDASYIKVHPHAAGAVGGSQAMGRTKRGSIRKFT, encoded by the coding sequence TTGAAAGATTATTTACCAGGTCAAAAAGGCAAGCGTGGTGGTCAGGCTCGTAATAATCGACAGTTTATTAATGCCGTTATTTGGATTTTAAGAACAGGTGCCCCATGGCGGGATTTGCCGCCGGATTATGGTGACTGGAAAAACACTCATCGTCGTTTCTGCAGATGGCGTGATAAAGGTGTTTGGGAAATGCTATTTAATTTATTTGTTCAGGACCCTGATTTTGAATGGCTTATGATAGACGCTTCTTATATCAAAGTTCACCCTCACGCAGCCGGAGCAGTAGGAGGCAGCCAAGCTATGGGTCGTACAAAAAGGGGCTCAATACGAAAATTCACATAG
- a CDS encoding RNA-binding S4 domain-containing protein encodes MRLDKFLKLARLVKRRTAAQEMIELGAVRLNGRECKSSSEVNEGSIIEIAYINRVLKVKVLCADEAILKRPKAISWEQIDERAVKPDELPF; translated from the coding sequence ATGAGGCTTGATAAATTCTTAAAGCTAGCAAGACTCGTAAAACGCAGAACAGCCGCGCAGGAAATGATCGAACTCGGTGCAGTGCGCTTAAATGGTCGTGAGTGCAAATCTTCAAGTGAAGTAAACGAGGGCAGTATTATAGAAATAGCATATATAAATCGTGTCTTGAAAGTCAAAGTTTTATGTGCAGACGAGGCAATTTTGAAGCGTCCTAAAGCAATTTCTTGGGAACAAATCGACGAACGCGCAGTAAAGCCCGACGAATTACCATTTTAA
- the eno gene encoding phosphopyruvate hydratase, which produces MALIVGVHGREILDSRGNPTVEVDVQLDDGSFGRAAVPSGASTGVHEALELRDKEARYGGKGTQHAVNNVNEKIAPELVGCYDADDQFAVDKAMIELDGSDGKKNLGANAILGVSMATARAAAESHGLPLYKWLGGVGGALLPTPMMNVINGGAHADSTVDFQEFMIVPHSGVNFAEALRMGAEVYHALKSCTKARGYSTGVGDEGGFAPNLKNNEEALDLLMEAVNKAGYKPGDDVSFALDVASSEFFVPEKNKYVFSKSGGAEYTSGELVKLYEKLVANYPVISIEDGCAEDDWEGWAELTAALGKKIQLVGDDLFVTNPKILARGISEGVANAVLVKLNQIGTVSETLQVIQMAADSGYAAVVSHRSGETADTFIADLAVATRAGQIKTGTVARTDRIAKYNQLIRIEEELGDAAKYAGLAKYSPMWK; this is translated from the coding sequence ATGGCATTAATAGTTGGAGTTCATGGACGTGAAATTCTTGACTCTCGCGGAAATCCTACAGTTGAAGTTGATGTTCAGCTTGATGACGGTTCATTTGGAAGAGCGGCAGTTCCTTCGGGAGCATCTACAGGCGTTCACGAGGCTTTAGAACTTCGCGACAAAGAGGCACGTTACGGCGGTAAAGGCACTCAGCACGCAGTCAATAACGTAAACGAGAAAATCGCCCCGGAGTTAGTCGGCTGTTATGATGCAGACGATCAATTTGCAGTCGATAAAGCTATGATCGAACTTGACGGCAGCGACGGTAAAAAGAATCTCGGCGCAAATGCAATTTTAGGCGTATCAATGGCAACAGCAAGGGCAGCAGCAGAGAGTCACGGGTTACCGCTTTATAAGTGGCTCGGAGGAGTCGGCGGCGCATTACTTCCTACTCCCATGATGAACGTTATCAACGGCGGAGCTCATGCTGATTCTACAGTCGATTTTCAGGAATTCATGATTGTACCTCACAGCGGAGTAAATTTTGCTGAGGCTTTGAGAATGGGCGCAGAAGTTTATCACGCACTCAAGAGCTGCACAAAGGCCCGCGGATATTCTACAGGTGTAGGCGATGAAGGCGGATTCGCTCCTAATCTCAAGAATAACGAGGAAGCACTTGATTTATTAATGGAAGCAGTTAATAAGGCAGGTTATAAGCCCGGTGATGATGTGAGTTTTGCATTAGACGTAGCGTCAAGTGAATTCTTTGTCCCCGAAAAAAATAAATACGTCTTCAGTAAGAGCGGCGGAGCTGAATATACTTCGGGCGAACTCGTTAAACTTTATGAGAAACTCGTAGCAAATTATCCCGTTATTTCAATTGAAGACGGCTGTGCTGAAGATGACTGGGAAGGCTGGGCGGAACTTACTGCGGCACTCGGCAAGAAAATTCAGTTGGTCGGCGATGACTTATTTGTAACGAATCCTAAAATCTTAGCTCGCGGAATCTCTGAAGGTGTAGCAAATGCAGTACTCGTGAAATTAAATCAGATCGGTACAGTCAGCGAGACTCTTCAAGTTATCCAAATGGCAGCGGATTCGGGTTATGCGGCAGTAGTTTCTCACCGTTCGGGCGAGACAGCGGACACGTTTATTGCAGATTTGGCAGTTGCGACTCGTGCAGGCCAGATAAAGACGGGCACCGTGGCAAGAACTGACAGAATCGCGAAATACAATCAGTTAATCAGGATCGAGGAAGAACTCGGAGACGCAGCAAAATACGCAGGACTCGCGAAATATTCACCGATGTGGAAATAA
- the yajC gene encoding preprotein translocase subunit YajC, whose translation MLFPLAIFVLIFYFFIIRPQRKRDKQHNNMIASINRGDEIVTIGGFMGTVREVREDSFQIEIAEGVRVRILKSAVQTKRASNNTANAANQGATA comes from the coding sequence ATGTTATTCCCGCTTGCAATATTTGTATTAATATTTTATTTCTTCATTATCAGACCTCAAAGAAAACGGGATAAACAGCATAATAACATGATTGCGAGCATAAATCGCGGCGACGAAATTGTAACAATAGGCGGTTTCATGGGAACAGTCAGAGAAGTAAGAGAAGACTCTTTCCAGATTGAAATCGCCGAGGGTGTAAGAGTTCGAATTCTTAAATCAGCAGTACAGACAAAGCGGGCTTCTAACAACACGGCAAATGCTGCTAATCAGGGGGCAACGGCTTAA
- the secD gene encoding protein translocase subunit SecD: MLSNRTRLWLVIIVLIAAGAFVWYARNDINLGLDLKGGAHIVLQAKDTPENPVRDDSIDRLLAVLRNRIDQYGVAEPIIQKSGSDRIIVDLPGIQDPAAALELIGRTAQMDFREVLETNGTPPPAPIRSNYDNDVQFADAQDRWQKAVAQMANSSADFQAKTANTPGSIVAEGEEAGRYYLLGPVLLSGKDLINAAMNPDSLGRMGVSLEFNSNGANLFEQATARLIGKQLAIVLDNVVISAPVVQDRIAGGHAQITGRFTNEEAGRLAIMLKAGALPVAVEIAENRSVGPSLGADSVRQGLEAGLFGAGMVLVFMLLYYHFRGLAADLALAVTVLLIFAGLIAFNATLTLPGIAGIILTLGMAVDGNVLIYERIKEEQNSGKTPLAALDSGFRKAIVTILDSNITTLIAALVLFYFGSGSVRGFGVTLSIGLVASVFANIVVTRAILQLFVKSGKEIIRRK; encoded by the coding sequence ATGCTCTCAAATAGAACTAGACTTTGGCTTGTAATTATTGTGCTGATTGCGGCGGGTGCTTTCGTATGGTACGCAAGAAATGATATTAATCTCGGCTTAGATCTTAAGGGCGGGGCTCATATCGTTTTGCAGGCAAAAGACACCCCGGAGAATCCCGTGCGTGATGACAGCATTGACAGACTCTTGGCAGTCCTTAGAAATCGTATAGATCAATACGGAGTAGCCGAGCCCATAATCCAGAAAAGCGGATCAGATAGAATCATTGTAGATTTACCCGGCATTCAAGACCCAGCAGCAGCTCTTGAATTAATCGGACGTACTGCACAAATGGATTTCAGAGAAGTACTTGAGACAAACGGGACTCCTCCTCCTGCTCCTATTCGCAGCAATTATGATAATGACGTACAATTTGCGGACGCTCAAGATCGCTGGCAAAAAGCAGTCGCACAAATGGCAAACTCAAGCGCAGATTTTCAGGCCAAGACAGCGAACACTCCCGGCTCAATCGTCGCAGAAGGTGAAGAGGCAGGAAGATATTATTTACTCGGGCCGGTGCTTTTATCGGGTAAAGACTTAATCAACGCAGCAATGAATCCCGACAGCTTAGGCCGCATGGGAGTATCTCTTGAGTTCAATTCTAACGGCGCAAATTTATTCGAGCAGGCTACGGCAAGATTAATCGGCAAACAATTAGCAATCGTGCTTGATAACGTAGTAATATCTGCTCCAGTCGTTCAGGACAGAATCGCGGGCGGTCATGCTCAAATTACAGGAAGATTTACGAACGAAGAAGCAGGAAGACTCGCAATTATGTTGAAGGCCGGAGCTTTACCCGTTGCAGTAGAGATCGCAGAAAATAGATCAGTCGGTCCGAGCTTAGGAGCTGACTCAGTCAGACAGGGACTCGAAGCTGGCTTATTCGGCGCGGGAATGGTACTCGTTTTCATGCTGCTGTATTATCACTTCAGGGGACTCGCGGCTGACTTGGCACTTGCTGTAACAGTTTTGCTTATTTTTGCGGGCTTGATTGCATTTAACGCTACTTTGACATTACCCGGCATCGCTGGAATTATTTTGACACTGGGAATGGCTGTAGACGGCAACGTTTTAATTTATGAGCGCATAAAAGAAGAACAGAACTCAGGCAAAACTCCTTTAGCAGCACTTGACTCAGGATTCAGAAAGGCAATTGTTACGATTTTAGACTCGAATATAACGACTTTAATCGCAGCACTTGTATTATTTTATTTCGGGTCAGGTTCAGTGAGGGGATTCGGCGTAACTCTTTCTATAGGACTTGTTGCGAGCGTCTTTGCTAATATCGTAGTAACCCGCGCAATCTTGCAATTATTCGTTAAAAGCGGAAAGGAGATAATCAGAAGGAAATGA